The following proteins are encoded in a genomic region of Oncorhynchus masou masou isolate Uvic2021 chromosome 19, UVic_Omas_1.1, whole genome shotgun sequence:
- the wu:fb97g03 gene encoding calcium-binding protein P, producing the protein MATGPEQGVHAKSSQPDAKSSQPGAKSSQPGAKSSQPDAKSSQPDAKSSQPDAESSQPDAESSQPGAKSSQPDAKSSQPGAKSSQPGAKSSQPGAKSSQPGAKSSQPDAKSSQPGAKSSQPGAKSSQPDAKSSQPGAKSSQPDAKSSQPGAKSSQPGAKSSQPGAKSSQPDAKSSQPGDKSSQPGAKSPQPGAKTSQPGAKSSQPDAKSSQPGAKSSQPGAKSSQPGAKSSQPDAKSSQPGAKSSQPGAKSSQPGAKSSQPDAKSSQPGAKSSQPDAKSSQPGAKSSQPGAKPGAKSSQPDAKSSQPGAKSSQPGAKSSQPGAKSSQPGAKSSQPGAKSSQPGAKSSQPGAKSSQPGAKSSQPGAKSSQPGAKSSQPGAKSSQPGAKSSQPDAKSSQPGAKSSQPGAKSSQPGAKSSQPGAKSSQPGAKSSQPDAKSSQPGAKSSQPGAKSSQPGAKSSQPGAKSSQPGAKSSQPGAKSSQPGAKSSQPGAKSSQPGAKSPQPGAKSSQPDAKSSQPGAKSSQPGAKSSQPGAKSSQPGAKSSQPDAKSSQPGAKSPQPGSWVRKWKMLNRHHGDTKQKESESGVLWANPINEHTADR; encoded by the exons ATGGCGACAGGACCAGAGCAAGGTGTCCATG CCAAGTCATCCCAGCCAGATGCCAAGTCATCCCAGCCAGGTGCCAAGTCATCCCAGCCCGGTGCCAAGTCATCCCAGCCAGATGCCAAGTCATCCCAGCCAGATGCCAAGTCATCCCAGCCAGATGCCGAGTCATCCCAGCCAGATGCCGAGTCATCCCAGCCAGGTGCCAAGTCATCCCAGCCAGATGCCAAGTCATCCCAGCCAGGTGCCAAGTCATCCCAGCCAGGTGCCAAGTCATCCCAGCCCGGTGCCAAGTCATCCCAGCCAGGTGCCAAGTCATCCCAGCCAGATGCCAAGTCATCCCAGCCCGGTGCCAAGTCATCCCAGCCCGGTGCCAAGTCATCCCAGCCAGATGCCAAGTCATCCCAGCCCGGTGCCAAGTCATCCCAGCCAGATGCCAAGTCATCCCAGCCCGGTGCCAAGTCATCCCAGCCCGGTGCCAAGTCATCCCAGCCCGGTGCCAAGTCATCCCAGCCAGATGCCAAGTCATCCCAGCCAGGTGACAAGTCATCCCAGCCAGGTGCCAAGTCACCCCAGCCCGGTGCCAAGACATCCCAGCCAGGTGCCAAGTCATCCCAGCCAGATGCCAAGTCATCCCAGCCAGGTGCCAAGTCATCCCAGCCCGGTGCCAAGTCATCCCAGCCCGGTGCCAAGTCATCCCAGCCAGATGCCAAGTCATCCCAGCCAGGTGCCAAGTCATCCCAGCCAGGTGCCAAGTCATCCCAGCCCGGTGCCAAGTCATCCCAGCCAGATGCCAAGTCATCCCAGCCCGGTGCCAAGTCATCCCAGCCAGATGCCAAGTCATCCCAGCCCGGTGCCAAGTCATCCCAGCCAGGTGCCAAGCCAGGTGCCAAGTCATCCCAGCCAGATGCCAAGTCATCCCAGCCCGGTGCCAAGTCATCCCAGCCAGGTGCCAAGTCATCCCAGCCCGGTGCCAAGTCATCCCAGCCAGGTGCCAAGTCATCCCAGCCCGGTGCCAAGTCATCCCAGCCAGGTGCCAAGTCATCCCAGCCAGGTGCCAAGTCATCCCAGCCAGGTGCCAAGTCATCCCAGCCAGGTGCCAAGTCATCCCAGCCAGGTGCAAAGTCATCCCAGCCAGGTGCCAAGTCATCCCAGCCAGGTGCCAAGTCATCCCAGCCAGATGCCAAGTCATCCCAGCCAGGTGCCAAGTCATCCCAGCCAGGTGCCAAGTCATCCCAGCCAGGTGCCAAGTCATCCCAGCCAGGTGCCAAGTCATCCCAGCCCGGTGCCAAGTCATCCCAGCCAGATGCCAAGTCATCCCAGCCAGGTGCCAAGTCATCCCAGCCCGGTGCCAAGTCATCCCAGCCAGGTGCCAAGTCATCCCAGCCAGGTGCCAAGTCATCCCAGCCAGGTGCCAAGTCATCCCAGCCAGGTGCCAAGTCATCCCAGCCAGGTGCCAAGTCATCCCAGCCAGGTGCCAAGTCATCCCAGCCAGGTGCCAAGTCACCCCAGCCCGGTGCCAAGTCATCCCAGCCAGATGCCAAGTCATCCCAGCCAGGTGCCAAGTCATCCCAGCCAGGTGCCAAGTCATCCCAGCCAGGTGCCAAGTCATCCCAGCCCGGTGCCAAGTCATCCCAGCCAGATGCCAAGTCATCCCAGCCAGGTGCCAAGTCACCCCAGCCAGGTTCATGG GTCAGGAAGTGGAAGATGCTTAACCGTCACCACGGCGATACCAAGCAGAAGGAGTCGGAGTCGGGGGTCCTGTGGGCTAACCCTATCAACGAACACACTGCagacagatag